ATAAAGAAGTGTTTCCAAAATTTTTTTCAGAAGAAAAGATTGAACAGTTCAAAAACATGGAAATATTGATTCCAACCGATCAAGATCGATATCATAATAGTACATTGCAAGATTGTTTTCATATTATTTCTTCGTTACAAGCGTTGTTGGCTATTATTGAAGATAATAACCCATTACAATATAAAGAGAAGTTTGACCAGAACGTGAAAAAGTTACAAGAGTACGGTTATCAATTTCCGTTATCCATTAACGAAATAGTCTCTATAAATGAAGGTTCGATAAAAACATCTTGTCATTAAAAATGGTGAGGACTTCTTTGCTTGAGAAGTCCTTTCTATTGTTATAATAGATAGAGAAAGTATTTGGTGAAAAGGCGCAATCGATTGCATATAGGGGAGGGCTATTTATGAAATCAAACTGGTGGAAAGACGCTGTCGTTTATCAAATTTATCCACGAAGCTTTAACGATTCAAATGGAGATGGGATTGGTGATCTTCAAGGAATTATCGAGAAACTGAATTACATAAAGAAACTCGGTGTAGACATTATTTGGCTATCTCCTGTTTATGAATCTCCGAATGATGACAATGGTTATGATATTAGTGATTATCGGAAGATTATGAATGAATTTGGTACTATGCGAGATTGGGAAGAGATGCTAGCTGAAATTCATAAAAGAGACATGAAACTAATGATGGATCTTGTCGTCAATCATACGTCAGATGAGCATCACTGGTTTCAAGAAGCAAGAAAAAGTAAAGACAATCCTTACCGAGACTATTATATTTGGAGGCCAGGGAAAGAGGGGAGAGAACCGAACAATTGGGAATCGGTTTTTGGTGGATCAGTTTGGCAATATGATTCGCTAACAAGTGAATACTATTTACATATCTTCTCGAGAAAACAACCTGATTTGAATTGGGAAAACGAAAAGGTTAGACAAGAGGTTTATGAAATGATGAAGTTTTGGTTAGATAAAGGTGTCAATGGGTTTAGAATGGATGTCATCAATTTTATTTCAAAAATTGAAGGATTACCAGATGCACCGAATCCAGAAAACAAACAGTATGTTTCTGGAGAGAAGTTTTTTATCAATGGACCGAAAATTCACGATTATTTACAAGAGTTACACAAAGAAGTATTAGCTAACTATGAAGTTGTAACAGTAGGAGAAATGCCCGGTGCGACAGTTGAAGATGCTTTGCTTTATACAGCAGAGGACCGAAAGGAAGTCGATATGATCTTTACTTTCGAACATATGGATTTAGATAAACAGAAAGATGGAAGTAAATGGGATATCAAACCATTAAAGCTTACTGATCTAAAAGAAAATTTATCAAAATGGCAAAAGGGGTTGCAAAATAAAGGTTGGAACAGTCTATATTGGAATAACCATGACCAACCAAGGGTTGTTTCTCGGTTTGGTAATGACAAGGAATACCGCATGGAATCGGCGAAGATGCTTGCCACTTGCCTTCATATGATGAAGGGTACACCTTATATTTATCAAGGTGAAGAAATCGGCATGACGAATGTGGCGTTTCATTCGATTGATGAGTACAAAGATATTGAGACCTTGAATATGTATAACGAAGCTGTACGAATAAATCATCCTCAACAAGTCATGGAATCTATTTATGCCAAAGGAAGAGATAATGCAAGAACGCCTATGCAATGGGATGATAGCAAAAATGCAGGCTTTACGACAGGTGAGCCTTGGTTGAAAGTAAATCCTAACTATAAAGAAGTAAACGTCGAAACAGCTTTAAAGGATCCCAATTCAATCTTTTATTATTATCAAAAATTAATTTCACTTCGAAAAGAACATGAGATTATCGTTCATGGTGATTTTAGCCTTTTATATGAATATGATGAACAAATTTTTTCTTATACAAGAACCTATCAAAATGAAATGCTTATCGTGATGGCAAATTTTTCGGATGGGGAAACCTTATTTGAATTACCGAATACGATCATTTATGAAACAAAACAACTTCTTATTCATAACTATGATGTCCGTGAAGAAGAAAAAATAGAAGTTTGTATTTTAAGACCTTGGGAAGCTAGAGTGTATAAACTGATCAATTAAAAAATTTTTAGTAAAAATTCACTTTCTGAACAAACTAAAGTTGAAAGGAGAGTGAATAGCGATGAGTAACATTCGAGAAATTATGTCCAGTAACGTCGCTTGTGTTTCTTCCCAGCAATCCTTGCAAGAAGCTGCCGAATTAATGATTCAATATAATGTAGGTTCTGTCCCTGTTGTGGATAACGGGAAATTATGTGGAATCATAACAGATCGAGACATTACCACAAGGGCAACAGCAAAAGGGAAGCTTGGGAATACACCGGTAAGTGAAATTATGTCAACCAATTTAGTGTCAGGGAATCCAAATATGAGCACTGAAGAGGCTTCGCAATTAATGGCTCAAAACCAAATTCGTAGGTTGCCAGTTGTTGAAAATGATCAAATAGTCGGGATGGTCGCACTAGGAGATTTAGCAACTTCACAATATTCTAACGAGGCGGCTGGACAAGCATTATCGAACATATCGCAAAATAATTATACAACACAGTAAACATAATATAGGGCGTTCAATAAGTTGTTTTTGACTTTTGAGCGTCCTTTAATTATTAAAAATGGTGTTGTTTATTAATAAAAAAGCTTTCCAATAGTATTAGGAAATTATAAAATAATATGATAAGACTACTATATTTATTCATTGACTTTGCCCTTATTTGGTTTATTTTTCTTGTTTAGCTAGTGCTTTCATCCACTTTTATGGTGGGTTGCGGTTTTTTAAGAAATTTCAAGGAGGAACTATTTTGAGTTTTGATGGACAAACGGTTTTACCTGCAATTCGTACAATGAAGCAGTTCGATCATTTTCTTAGAGGCCCATTAAAATATGGTGTATTGCTCGATAGTCATTTAGGACACCTTAAAGGAATTGTTGCAGCCAGTAAAAAGGGTGATAAGCAATTACTTATTCATCTAGATTTAATTAACGGGTTAAAACATGATGAGCATGGCTGCAGAATTTATTTGTCAAGAGATTAAACCAGCAGGGGTGATTTCGACTAGATCCAGTGTTGTTAGTAAAGTAAAACAAAAAGGGCTTATCTCTGTTCAACGGCTGTTTTTATTAGATGCAATGGCACTAGAAAAGAGTAAAGAAGTTATTCAAAAACATAAGCCAGATTTTATCGAATTACTCCCTGGACTCGTTCCTTCTATGATTCAAGAGGTGAAAAAAGATACAGGGACACCTATTTTAACAGGGGGATTAATTCGTACGGAACAAGATGTAAATAATGCGCTTGAAGCAGGGGCTACAGCTATAACGACTTCAAGGGAAGAACTGTGGAATTTAGCTAAAATAAACAAAAGAGGTTGACAGATTGGATAATAGGATGATATTCT
This portion of the Bacillus carboniphilus genome encodes:
- a CDS encoding glycoside hydrolase family 13 protein, yielding MKSNWWKDAVVYQIYPRSFNDSNGDGIGDLQGIIEKLNYIKKLGVDIIWLSPVYESPNDDNGYDISDYRKIMNEFGTMRDWEEMLAEIHKRDMKLMMDLVVNHTSDEHHWFQEARKSKDNPYRDYYIWRPGKEGREPNNWESVFGGSVWQYDSLTSEYYLHIFSRKQPDLNWENEKVRQEVYEMMKFWLDKGVNGFRMDVINFISKIEGLPDAPNPENKQYVSGEKFFINGPKIHDYLQELHKEVLANYEVVTVGEMPGATVEDALLYTAEDRKEVDMIFTFEHMDLDKQKDGSKWDIKPLKLTDLKENLSKWQKGLQNKGWNSLYWNNHDQPRVVSRFGNDKEYRMESAKMLATCLHMMKGTPYIYQGEEIGMTNVAFHSIDEYKDIETLNMYNEAVRINHPQQVMESIYAKGRDNARTPMQWDDSKNAGFTTGEPWLKVNPNYKEVNVETALKDPNSIFYYYQKLISLRKEHEIIVHGDFSLLYEYDEQIFSYTRTYQNEMLIVMANFSDGETLFELPNTIIYETKQLLIHNYDVREEEKIEVCILRPWEARVYKLIN
- a CDS encoding CBS domain-containing protein, with amino-acid sequence MSNIREIMSSNVACVSSQQSLQEAAELMIQYNVGSVPVVDNGKLCGIITDRDITTRATAKGKLGNTPVSEIMSTNLVSGNPNMSTEEASQLMAQNQIRRLPVVENDQIVGMVALGDLATSQYSNEAAGQALSNISQNNYTTQ
- a CDS encoding DUF5365 family protein, with the protein product MKIVVSSTEEQEKYMDELVGKMYKEVFPKFFSEEKIEQFKNMEILIPTDQDRYHNSTLQDCFHIISSLQALLAIIEDNNPLQYKEKFDQNVKKLQEYGYQFPLSINEIVSINEGSIKTSCH